A window from Drosophila subobscura isolate 14011-0131.10 chromosome O, UCBerk_Dsub_1.0, whole genome shotgun sequence encodes these proteins:
- the LOC117898031 gene encoding coiled-coil domain-containing protein 39 yields the protein MNETDDMKTASLDDFKMEAMASMGWAVDADIPMANAENLAILKELEGMRLMKLELMHYMNMLDERDQRVVRHTKNIEGTIQQNVTLYNSLQKDVVKEAHKVQLVILERNKIKEDLRKTQKELEEYTEYAEFTQRKICLNRREIDDLTSRIKSAKTTLMEWTEAMEDGNKGYQLIEKYYLDDQQKARELNTRRQQLQADIDKRRKLVVQLYDEQNTLEKNLERTACLYRAAHVERRQMVETWKNAVNQMTQRENDIQRSESECAMLMEEAGAIAQQYKQHDQQLDEVIENNRQVEYGIEALNAETSDMKNLIQQVIDAAILKDREIDSLRKELENLSNRVHVQRMENRNLVKQREAKKQEIEGFAAVMEQVTGRLKSLENKALNADQRLKILEDMMESEEEMLKNLEKEQQKVNDLLFRTQRQVTELKDEEKTLQVQNDSLACTLAALKRNQRQVNHELQRQTEIHYNLCFKFLEVERRYALMSGSQDDPEVEERNLKILSNLEHEYEKLQRLIATTEAQNKKLNYNMNNMVIQYNADEKELDMVRFKIKEAQVYCEGTVKRLRMNRFENSERIVELNMVKMRCSDLEIGIGGCDQGSYDLEQHRIVFQRAIKDRTVELRSQEDVLQLKRKHLNEELSTLKADLGERRKQIEAMRSRFELTSRLLGKNDDGSLVTSTQLKVESAQSRQLMADEGDALNKKVLKAEQEVIALENTLRQFDRSNNNFRKTFEPADENSKDLERAEAELKQLEEAYARDVATLKQLRCKKNRYDQKLTALKGEEDDLITRLEEAKRQRGEHTEELEKLQRDLDDQRSKLERANREIRMQLREIKQRPISEDFLEHFERDLNLQELEARNSKALNMLVDMANSDENGPEIIDQLLQKGLKLPQHLKRTRSCVSWKTPSSSSQDAGSYISAAGKGFLAGISARSSASDLSSLKDDSSSASVSGLSIISLEFPKLK from the exons ATGAATGAAACGGACGACATGAAGACGGCATCGCTGGATGACTTTAAGATGGAGGCAATGGCCTCCATGGGGTGGGCTGTGGATGCCGATATACCCATGGCTAATGCCGAGAATCTGGCCATcctcaaggagctggagggCATGAGGCTCATGAAATTGGAACTGATGCATTACATGAATATGCTGGATGAGCGGGATCAGCGGGTGGTTAGGCATACCAAGAACATTGAGGGAACCATCCAGCAGAATGTG ACCCTGTACAATTCACTGCAGAAGGATGTGGTGAAGGAGGCGCACAAGGTGCAGTTAGTTATACTGGAGCGCAACAAGATCAAGGAGGATCTGCGCAAGACCCAGAAGGAGCTGGAAGAGTACACCGAATACGCAGAGTTCACACAGCGCAAGATCTGCCTGAACAGACGGGAGATCGATGATCTGACATCGCGCATCAAGAGCGCCAAGACCACGCTGATGGAGTGGACGGAGGCCATGGAGGATGGCAACAAGGGGTACCAGTTGATCGAGAAGTACTATCTGGACGATCAGCAGAAGGCCCGAGAGTTGAACACgcgccgccagcagctgcaggcggacATTGACAAGCGTCGCAAGTTGGTCGTCCAACTGTACGACGAGCAGAACACCCTCGAGAAGAACCTGGAGCGAACGGCATGCCTGTATAGGGCGGCGCATGTGGAGCGCCGCCAGATGGTGGAAACGTGGAAGAACGCCGTCAATCAGATGACCCAGCGCGAAAATGACATCCAGCGCAGCGAGTCCGAGTGCGCCATGCTGATGGAGGAGGCGGGCGCCATCGCCCAGCAGTACAAGCAGCACGACCAGCAGTTGGACGAGGTCATCGAGAACAATCGCCAGGTGGAGTACGGCATCGAGGCTCTGAATGCCGAGACATCGGACATGAAGAACCTCATCCAGCAAGTGATTGATGCCGCCATACTGAAGGATCGCGAGATCGACTCGCTGcgcaaggagctggagaatcTCTCCAACCGGGTGCACGTGCAGCGCATGGAGAATCGGAATTTGGTCAAGCAACGAGAGGCCAAGAAGCAGGAGATCGAGGGCTTTGCGGCTGTGATGGAGCAGGTGACGGGGCGCCTGAAGTCGCTCGAGAACAAGGCCCTGAATGCCGATCAGCGACTGAAGATACTCGAGGATATGATggagagcgaggaggagaTGCTAAAGAAtctggagaaggagcagcaaaaggtCAACGATCTGCTCTTCCGCACCCAGCGACAGGTGACAGAGCTGAAGGACGAGGAGAAGACCCTCCAGGTTCAAAACGACTCCCTTGCCTGCACACTGGCCGCGCTGAAGCGGAACCAACGTCAGGTGAACCACGAGCTGCAGCGACAGACCGAGATCCACTACAATCTGTGCTTCAAGTTCCTGGAAGTTGAGCGCCGCTACGCCCTGATGAGTGGCAGCCAGGACGATCCAGAGGTGGAGGAGCGCAACCTGAAGATTCTGTCCAATTTGGAGCATGAATACGAGAAGCTGCAGCGCCTGATTGCCACCACAGAGGCGCAGAACAAGAAGCTAAACTACAACATGAACAACATGGTCATCCAGTACAACGCCGACGAGAAGGAGCTGGACATGGTGCGGTTCAAGATCAAGGAGGCGCAGGTCTACTGCGAGGGCACCGTGAAGCGCCTGCGCATGAATCGCTTCGAGAACTCCGAGCGGATTGTCGAGCTGAATATGGTGAAGATGCGCTGCAGCGACCTGGAGATTGGCATCGGCGGCTGCGACCAGGGCTCGTATGACTTGGAACAGCATCGCATCGTCTTCCAGCGGGCCATCAAGGATCGGACTGTGGAGCTGCGCAGCCAGGAGGATGTCCTCCAGCTGAAGCGCAAACATCTCAACGAGGAGCTGAGCACCCTGAAGGCCGATCTGGGCGAACGCAGGAAGCAAATCGAGGCCATGCGCTCGCGCTTCGAGCTCACCTCTCGCCTGCTGGGCAAGAACGATGATGGCTCTCTCGTGACCAGCACCCAGCTCAAGGTGGAGAGCGCCCAGAGCCGACAGCTGATGGCCGACGAGGGGGATGCCCTGAACAAGAAGGTGCTCAAGGCCGAGCAAGAAGTGATTGCGCTGGAGAATACTCTGCGACAATTCGATCGCTCCAACAATAATTTTCGCAAGACCTTCGAGCCGGCGGACGAGAACTCAAAGG ATCTGGAACGTGCCGAAGCAGAGTTGAAGCAGTTGGAGGAAGCCTACGCCAGGGATGTGGCGACGTTGAAGCAATTGCGCTGCAAGAAAAATCGATATGACCAGAAGCTCACGGCCTTGAAGGGCGAGGAGGATGACCTGATCACACGCCTCGAGGAGGCCAAGAGACAGCGGGGAGAGCACaccgaggagctggagaagctgcagcgGGATCTGGACGATCAGCGGTCGAAACTGGAGCGGGCCAACCGTGAGATTCGCATGCAGCTGCGGGAGATCAAGCAGCGGCCGATCAGTGAGGATTTCCTGGAACATTTTGAGCGGGATCTCAacctgcaggagctggaggcgcGCAACTCCAAGGCGCTGAACATGCTGGTGGACATGGCCAACAGCGATGAGAATGGCCCCGAAATCATTGACCAACTACTGCAGAAGGGCCTCAAGCTGCCCCAGCACTTGAAGCGCACTCGCAGCTGTGTGTCCTGGAAGACTCCCTCGTCGTCGTCTCAGGATGCTGGCTCCTACATCAGTGCCGCGGGCAAGGGCTTCCTGGCGGGCATCAGTGCCCGTTCCTCGGCCTCCGATTTGAGCTCCCTCAAGGATGACAGCTCCAGCGCTTCTGTCTCGGGTCTCAGCATTATATCCCTCGAGTTTCCCAAGctaaaatga
- the LOC117897258 gene encoding RNA polymerase II-associated factor 1 homolog: MPPTINNSVANSSADKRPQRQTERKSEIICRVKYGNNLPDIPFDLKFLQYPFDSNRFVQYNPTSLERNFKYDVLTEHDLGVTVDLINRELYQADSMTLLDPADEKLLEEETLAPTDSVRSRQHSRTVSWLRKSEYISTEQTRFQPQNLENIEAKVGYNVKKSLREETLYLDRDAQIKAIEKTFLDTKTDITKHYSKPNVVPVEVLPVFPDFTNWKYPCAQVIFDSDPAPVGKNVPSQLEEMSQAMIRGVMDESGEQFVAYFLPTEQTLEKRRADFIAGELYNEEAEYEYKIAREYNWNVKTKASKGYEENYFFVMRQDGIYYNELETRVRLNKRRVKVGQQPNNTKLVVHHRPLEAVEHRMQRYRERQLEVPGEEEEGEVQVDEEMDVDEEPTPAPAVEKEKAAEAAPGTPKPAAGSDSPAQVARDRQSRSRTKTRSRSASSSGSGSASGSGSRASSRSKSGTRSPSGSRSRTNSPAGSQKSGAGSARSRSRSHSKSRSKSGSRSRTPSKAGSRSRSPSKARSRSHSKSVSRSRSGSRSGSGSRTPSRSRSGSPSGSGSSSGSGASDEE; encoded by the exons ATGCCGCCCACTATTAACAATTCAGTGGCAAATAGCAGCGCCGACAAACGTCCGCAGCGGCAAACGGAACGAAA ATCGGAAATCATTTGCCGTGTGAAATATGGCAACAATCTGCCAGACATACCCTTCGACCTGAAGTTTTTGCAATACCCCTTCGATAGCAATCGCTTTGTGCAGTACAATCCCACGTCCCTGGAGAGGAATTTCAAGTACGATGTCTTGACGGAGCACGATCTGGGCGTTACGGTGGACCTCATCAATCGGGAGCTGTACCAAGCAGATTCCATGACACTGCTGGATCCCGCTGATGAGAAACTGTTGGAGGAAGAGACCCTGGCGCCCACAGATTCGGTGCGTTCGCGCCAACATTCCCGTACAGTGTCCTGGTTGCGCAAATCCGAGTACATTTCCACGGAACAAACGCGCTTCCAGCCGCAAAATCTCGAGAACATCGAAGCCAAGGTGGGGTACAATGTCAAAAAGTCTCTCCGCGAGGAGACGCTCTATTTGGATCGCGATGCGCAGATTAAGGCCATCGAAAAGACTTTCCTGGACACAAAGACCGACATCACCAAGCACTACTCCAAGCCGAATGTGGTGCCCGTGGAGGTGCTGCCCGTTTTCCCCGACTTTACCAACTGGAAGTATCCCTGCGCTCAGGTCATTTTCGACAGCGATCCTGCTCCTGTGGGCAAGAACGTGCCCTCTCAGCTGGAGGAGATGTCCCAGGCGATGATTCGTGGTGTGATGGACGAGAGTGGCGAACAGTTTGTCGCCTACTTCCTGCCCACGGAGCAAACACTTGAGAAGCGACGCGCCGACTTCATTGCCGGTGAACTCTACAACGAGGAGGcggagtacgagtacaagATTGCCCGCGAGTACAACTGGAATGTCAAGACGAAGGCCTCCAAGGGCTACGAGGAGAACTACTTCTTTGTCATGCGGCAAGACGGCATCTACTACAATGAGCTGGAGACTCGCGTCCGTCTCAATAAGCGACGCGTCAAAGTTGGCCAGCAGCCCAACAATACGAAGCTG GTGGTCCATCATCGCCCGTTGGAGGCCGTGGAGCATCGCATGCAACGCTATCGCGAGCGCCAGCTCGAGGTTCCCGGCGAGGAAGAAGAGGGCGAAGTGCAGGTGGACGAGGAAATGGATGTTGACGAGGAGCCCACCCCAGCGCCAGCtgtagagaaagagaaggcTGCCGAGGCAGCACCTGGAACCCCCAAGCCAGCCGCTGGCAGCGATTCTCCTGCCCAGGTGGCACGTGACCGGCAGTCTCGATCCAGGACCAAAAcccgcagccgcagcgcctccagctctggctcaggctctgcctctgggtctgggtcgcGGGCCAGCAGCCGGTCTAAGTCTGGCACACGCTCACCCAGTGGCTCCCGATCGCGCACCAATTCACCAGCTGGATCCCAGAAGTCTGGCGCCGGCTCGGCCAGATCTAGGTCGAGATCGCATTCAAAGTCACGCTCCAAGTCCGGTTCCCGCTCTCGCACACCCTCCAAGGCGggctcccgctctcgctcacCCTCGAAGGcccgctctcgctcgcactcCAAGTCCGTCTCCAGATCCCGTTCTGGCTCccgctccggctctggctcgcGCACGCCCAGCCGTTCGAGAAGTGGATCGCCCAgtggctccggctccagctcaGGCAGCGGCGCCTCAGACGAGGAGTAA
- the LOC117897259 gene encoding LOW QUALITY PROTEIN: zinc finger protein 696 (The sequence of the model RefSeq protein was modified relative to this genomic sequence to represent the inferred CDS: deleted 1 base in 1 codon) → MCSTSVLCPLCAVPSFGSIDALQQRLIKAANGPLACPFSNCKELFLGLDKLTIHLFTHTSLMTDSPAATTPAAVTPPAAPPTAPTPAPKRRGKRSKGKAVEPAPAPAAAPPPAPPVAEPPASCDICEFSFRNQELRDMHIRLVHENGEAEGPQPEKEPQQEPYKCHLCSKTFRMKGSLRVHLKVVHMMGVPCSSQSGTTTNRCNAPSPKLNICDRIRHKEATASGSGPASSSTSSQPYALSGALSMLQQSPASPASPGGSASSTTKLWECDVCTKSFTTKYFLKKHKRLHTGEMPYTCEICARTFTFQQSYHKHLLYHSEVKPHVCAVCGRAFKELSTLHNHQRIHSGEKPFKCEVCGKCFRQRVSFLVHTRIHTGVMPYKCEVCQKTFRYKVSQRTHRCLSDDSQTPEQLIKAFLEGSESPTQPSPASAEIADINGCGVADTDQEALLSQTIDDIVVEQCQKLGICGVEPQQAQPVPLDVAGIHFNGSSSPLQQLQNLRLYSPQQVEMPSSDGDIFKRFLMDAT, encoded by the exons ATGTGTTCCACATCGGTGCTGTGTCCCCTGTGCGCTGTGCCCAGTTTCGGGAGCATCGAtgcactgcagcagcggctgatCAAGGCGGCCAATGGCCCCTTGGCCTGTCCGTTCTCCAACTGCAAGGAGCTGTTCCTCGGCCTGGACAAGCTGACGATTCATCTGTTCACGCACACCAGCCTGATGACCGACAGTCCTGCTGCCACAACCCCTGCTGCCGTTACGCCACCAGCGGCCCCACCAACTGCTCCGACTCCTGCACCCAAGCGTAGGGGTAAGCGCTCAAAGGGAAAGGCTGTGGAGCCAGCACCCGCACCTGCAGCCGCTCCACCTCCAGCGCCACCAGTGGCCGAGCCGCCGGCCAGCTGTGACATCTGTGAGTTCAGTTTCCGGAACCAAGAGCTGCGAGACATGCACATCCGGCTGGTGCACGAGAATGGGGAGGCGGAGGGTCCCCAGCCGGAGAAGGAGCCCCAGCAGGAGCCCTACAAGTGCCACCTTTGCTCGAAGACGTTCCGCATGAAGGGCTCGCTGCGAGTGCACCTCAAAGTGGTGCACATGATGGGAGTGCCGTGCTCCAGCCAGAGCGGGACCACCACCAACCGCTGCAATGCTCCCTCGCCGAAACTAAACATTTGTGACCGCATCCGGCACAAGGAGGCGacggccagtggcagtggccccgcctccagcagcaccagctcccAGCCGTATGCACTCAGTGGGGCGCTGAGCATGCTGCAGCAGTCGCCAGCGTCACCAGCCTCgccaggaggcagc gccagcagcacgaCCAAGCTGTGGGAGTGCGATGTGTGCACCAAGTCCTTCACCACCAAGTATTTCCTGAAGAAGCACAAGCGCCTGCACACCGGAGAGATGCCATACACCTGCGAGATCTGCGCGCGCACCTTCACCTTCCAGCAGTCGTACCACAAGCATTTGCTCTACCACAGCGAGGTGAAGCcgcatgtgtgtgcggtgtgcgggCGGGCCTTCAAGGAGCTGTCCACGCTGCACAATCATCAACGCATCCACAGCGGCGAAAAGCCCTTCAAGTGTGAGGTGTGCG GAAAATGTTTTCGTCAGCGCGTGTCATTTCTGGTCCACACCCGCATCCATACGGGCGTCATGCCCTACAAGTGTGAGGTCTGCCAGAAGACTTTCCGCTACAAGGTGTCGCAGCGCACGCACAGATGCCTCAGCGATGACAGCCAGACGCCGGAGCAGCTCATCAAGGCATTTCTCGAGGGCAGCGAATCGCCGACGCAGCCCTCGCCGGCCAGTGCCGAGATCGCTGACATCAATGGCTGCGGCGTGGCGGACACGGACCAGGAGGCGTTGCTCTCCCAGACCATCGACGACATCGTTGTGGAACAGTGCCAGAAGCTGGGCATCTGTGGCGTCGAGCCgcagcaggcacagccagTGCCCCTCGATGTGGCCGGCATACACTTCAATGGCAGCAGttcgccgctgcagcagctgcagaatctGCGCCTCTATTCCCCGCAGCAGGTGGAGATGCCCAGCTCGGATGGGGACATCTTCAAGCGCTTCCTGATGGACGCCACGTAG